The Silene latifolia isolate original U9 population chromosome Y, ASM4854445v1, whole genome shotgun sequence sequence AGTATTTTCTGGTGGATATATCTTTGTGTCGTACCATTTCTGGtgctttgatttgtgcatgcacgtcgtTTGTTTGGCCATCGTTGTTTGATtgctggctaaggggtctagtatgcccactcgtccagaggagccaggcttgcgtgggtgctaatgcatcgcaggaggctggttgtcccggttgtacgtgcttagccacggacacacgccttctgtaATGAATACAGACTctgccagattagtttgcattttattcACTTGCCCATTTAAAATAAGAAGAGATTCTATACTTAAAACATTCAAAGTTGTTTTGTAACTTAAAACTTATTTAAAATACAAACAATGTTGTTTTAGAACCAGAAATGTTGAATTCAGAAATAACATTTAGAACCAGAAAAATATTCAGAGTCAGAAAATATTTCAGAGTCAGAAAAATATTTAGGGACAGAAAAATATTTAGAGATAGAAAAATATTTAGAGCCAGAAAAACATTTTGAGCCTTAAAATATTTAAGGCAATATCTAGAACCTGGCTGAAATTTGATTTGTATACGGTAGTGAAAATTTGAGTGTACCCGATTGCGACCATCTTTGGTGACTTAAGTGAAATACTTTTTCAAGTGGGtgatgttccaggatctgggaaccatttgtccttccatGGTCATGAGTCGGTAGGCTCCATTTCCAACTGTGCTTTCTACTTGGTATGGCCCCTCCCAGTTGTAGGCGAATTTTCCTGCTTGCTGGTTCTTGGTGTTCTGGAAGACTTTCCTCAGGACAAGATCTCCTACCTGCAGGGTTCTTACTTTTATATTCTTGTTATAGCTTCTATCCACAGTATGTCAGTAGGAAGCCATCCTGATCTGGGCGCTGGTTCTGAGTTCATCTATCGTGTCCAGATTGCTTGCCATTTTCACCTAATTCCGATCTtctgttatgcatccatatctgtgggtTGGGACCCTAACTTCGGATGGGATGACTGCTTCTGCTccgaacaccaggctgaagggagtTTGTCCCGTTGCAACCTTtggtgtggttctgtcagcccagagaacCAGAGGTAGCTCTTCTGCCCATTTGCCCCCAATCTCCTCCAGCTTCTTTTTCATGTTTTCGACGATAatcttattgctggattcagcttgtccgtTGTACTGGGGGTTCCTAGGAGTAGATTTCTGCAACGAGatattccacctagcacaaaaagcttctgtcttatttccaatgaattgggacccgttatcacatataatctcagatgaaatgccaaacctgcatatgatattgcgtttaatgaaggatatcacctgggtttctgtaacctgggagaatgattctgcttctatccatttggagaagtagtccgtcatggcgagcatatAGACTTTGTTTCCTGGTGCTCTGGGTAGTGGTCCCACGATGTCCATTCCCTATTTGATGAAGGGCCATGGTTAGATAACCTGGTGcagaggctctgctggctggtggctaaCGTGGGCGTGCCTCTGACAAGCGTCACATCTTTTTGCGAATTCCATGCCATCTTTGTGCATTAtgggccagaagtatccctgcctctgtgccttgttggacaggctcctgccccctgcatggtttccccATTCTCCACTATggagagcatgcaaaacagcctgaGACTCTCCTtgatccaggcatctgaggtagggtccggcgagggatttcctgaacagaacaccatcaattagtatgaatctggaTACTCTCATTCTAAAGCTCCTTACCTCCTTTCTTTCTGCTGGCAGGATATCATTCTGCAGCCAGTCCAGGTATGATTTCCTCCAGTCTGGAGTATTTTCTTCATTGCTGGTGCTGCACACCACTTCTGCTTCCTGCTGAGATTTTAGTGTTGCTGGCTCCAAcacgtggacaattggtattGTGGAGATGGTTCTTGctttgaaggttgcccccagggTGGCTAGTGCATTTGCTTCTGCGTTCTGGTCCCTGgggatttgcttgatgttgaaCGTGACAAATCTGATTTTCAGCTCCTTTTCTACGTCTAGATATGCCATCATTCTGGGATCCCTGGCCTCATAGAAATCATTAACATGGTTAACTACAAGTTTAGAATCACTGCAAACTTGAAGGTGTCTGATTTTCAGATCCAGAGCCAGCTTCAGACCCAGGATCAAtgcctcatattctgcttcgttgtttgtggcCTTGAATTCACGTCGTACAGCCTGGACTATGAGATCTCCCTGGGGTGACTTGAGGACCAGTCGTACTCCTGCTCCCTTGGCATTTGAGGCTCCGTTCACATGTAGCTCCCATACTTGTTCTCCTTTATCTTCTTCCAGACTCAGAATGTCCTGCTCTGCCTGGGTCTGGAGGGCTGGGCAGAAGTCAGACATGAAGTCTGCCAGAGCCTGAGACTTTATGGCCGTACGGGGTTCAAACTGCAAATCGTAACCGCTCAAGTGCACGGACCATTTAGCCATCCTTCCTGACAATTCTGGTTTTCTCATGATAGTCTTAAGAGGATAATTAGTTATCACAGAAATTGTATGAGACTCGAAGTAGGGACGCAATTTATGGGATGCAATAACTAGTATAAGGACAAGTTTTTCTAGTgacgtgtacctggtctctgctggaaGCAGAGACTTACTGATGTAATATACTGGATGCTGTGATCCTTCCTGCTCTCGTACTAGTACTGCACTGACTGCTGCTTCTGTAACTGACAGGTACAGGAAGAGTGGCTCTCCTGGCTCTGGCTTCAACAGGAGTGGTGGGGTGCTGAGATAATGCTTCAGCTCCTGAAATGCTTTCTCATGATCATCTTTCCACTctaatctttggctttttctgagtACATCATAAAATAGTCTGCATCTGTCCGAGGACCTGGATATGAACCTATTCAGGGCCGCCACTCTTCCAGTTAGACGCTGGACGTCTTTTGGTTTCTGCAGTGACTCCAGCTGCAGGATTGCTTTGATTTGCTTGGTGCTAGCCTCTATCCCCCTCTGGGTTACCATATACCCCAGAAACTTTCCACTAGATACTCCGAAGGTACACTTTGTCGGATTTAGCTTCATTTGATATTTTCTGAGGGTGTTGAAAGTTTCTGCCAGATGCTGATGGTGCTGTGAAGCCTGCTTCGATTTGacgaccatatcgtctatgtatacttccatagtttggcctatttgctctttaaacatcatgtttactAGCCTCTGATAGGTAGATCCTGCATTTTTCAGTCCAAAAGGTATGACATTATAACAGTAGATACCTCGCTCGGATCTGAATGCTGTCTTTTCCTGGTCactggggtgcatctttatctggttatatccgctccaggcatccaggaatgtcagcatctcgtgcCCTGCAGTGACATCCACCATGGCATCTATGTGTGGTAGTGGAAATGGATCCTTTGGGCAAGCTTTATTTAAATCCGTGAAATCGACGCAGACCCTCgacttgccattcttcttcggaaccaccaccacattagacaaccattctggataCTTTACTTCTCGAATTTTTCCGGTAGCAAGCAGGTTATCTACTTCTTTGTTTATGACCTAGTTCCTTTCagaagcaaattttcttcttttctgctgcacaggtttacagcttggatccacacttagcttgtgagttatcacacttgggtctatccctatcatatcatcatgtgaccaagcaaagcagTCTATGTTAGTTCTCAATAATCGAACAAGTTCTTCACGAATGTTACTTTTACATTCAGATCCAATGAGCACAGTTCGTTCTGGATGCAGTGCGTCCAGGATGACTTCGTCCAGCTCTGCCTGCTGAGGCTTAATGTACTCGTCCTGGATGCGCtggctctgtaattgctatgcgggcgaGCCGGTTGTTGACTTCAGATCCACCTTATagcaatccttagcttcttcctgATCCCCACGTATCTCTTGCACCCCCCAAGGCGTTGGAAACTTCAGGCATTGGTGGTCGTTGAGGGAATTTCTTTCAtctcgtggatccagggcctgccaaggatcacattgtaagtagagggtcCGTCAATAACCAGATACCTTACCTGCTTGTTTACACCTCCGGCGTAGGTTGGGATGACGATTTCTCCTAGGGAGTGCTTTGTTTCGCCACTGAAACCAACCAAGGGAACCGCCTTCTTTGCTAGATCTTTCTCGGTGAATCCCATGCCTTTGAGTGTCTCTAACATGATCAAGTTGACAGAGCTTCCGGTATCCACCAAGGTCTTCCTCACCTCGCAATTTTCTATAGGAAGCGTGATGATTAGGGCATTGTGGTGCTGTTCTGGAGCAGACGCTGCATCTGTTTCGTCAAAGGTGACTGACGGCAGATTCTGGCGATTAATCCTGCAGGAGCTTTCTGGTCTGTCTCGCTTAATTCTGGTCGCATGCCTCTTTGCTGCTGAATATGTCAGCCCACACAGCTCCGATCCACCTGTAATAACATTCACAGTTCTAGTGCACTTAGGAGGAGGAGATGACAGAACCTGATCTGTAGAGTTCACTCTGGTTGCGTTTCTGGGTAGGAGGTGATCCATATTTCCTTGATCATAgtggaatttgacttcctttctgaGGGAGTGACATTCATCGGTGTCGTTGGTGTTGCTgccgtggaactcacacttcttgccTGTGTCCCTTCTGCTGGTGGGGTTTCCTTCTGGAACTTTTGGCCATCTGACTCTGCGTCCCAGCTTCTTCAAGGCTTTGAATAGTCCTGCAAGATTCGTAGTAAAACCATACTCACTTACTTTCGGAGGCAGATCTGCTTCGCTCCTTTCTTCAGAATTTCTAGAGACTCTGTTTACGCTCCTGCTGTAGGGCTTGGGCCTTTCACTCTTATTTTCTACTGGAGCTTTTCTGGATACTGGGTCTGAATCATAGATGCCTCTGATTGGTGCAGAGTCTTCCTCTAATCTCATGACAGCAATTGCCTTTGTCTGTACTTCCTCAAAGGTGGTACAAGGGTGCTTCGTCAGATCCTTGTAGAGATCTGAATCCTGGTGCAGTCCTTGGCGGAAAGCTTGTATAGTGGTTGCTATATCACATCTTGGGATagccaccttctccttgttgagcCTATTCAAGTAATCACGGGTGGACTACTCGAACCCTTGCACTATTCGGTAGAGGTCACTAGTCTGCTTCTCCGGCTTTCTGTTGCtggcgaactgctggttgaaggcattgactaGGTCGGCGAAACTGGATATGCTCCTATTTGGCAGGCCAACGAACCACTGTAGGGCTGCTCCTGACAGGGTTGATCCGAGTCCCTTgcacatacaagcttcctttagagatccagttgcggttatcaccatcattttatGCTTGTAGTGATTGATATGGTCGAGTGGGTCCGTGGTTCCGTCATAGAGCGTCATGGCTGGAGGCACACATCTTTTAGGGACACCGATTAGGGCTATGTCAtccacgaaaggtgagtctgCATAGCTGTCTCTAGCTGCTTTCTCTAACGGACGGGCTACGCCTGGTATCCTGTACATCAGCTCCCCCAGCTCCAGGTATTGCTGCTCTAGGGAATTACCTGCTCCTACAAGAGGGTTAGAAACAGGCAGAAAAGAACCAGCCGGTGTACCTCCAAGCCAAGGCGCTCCAGAAAATTGGCATGGTCTTTGGATGATGGTAGTTCTTGGTGTTGAGCGATTATGGATCCAGgctgccatcctggtgtctgctgTAATCCTCCGATCCAGGTTCCACTGGTGTACTGGTTGTAGGATGGAATTGCTGCATTGGTGACAGGTCCAGATTGCCATCCTGATGTCTGGTGCGCGGGGTACCTGAGAAAGGTGGAAGGTCAGATCCTGATGGGGTGCTAAACAAAGCGTTACCTGTTGTCTGCTGCTGATTGGGTGGATTATCAAATGATAGGCATCCCAATCCTCTGGGCTCAATTGGTTCGCTGGGTGCTACTCCTGTAAGGTCCAGTCTAGTGACTAGTTCTGATGGAATTGATCGATTCGACCCTCCACCGCTGGTTCTGGTAGGAGCCTCTGGTGCTGATGTTGGCTTGGTCTGGACTTCTGTCACGATCTGAGCAATCAGGTTCTGGTTGTCCTTCCTTAGATCCTCAACGGCCTGACGCAGAGTGTCCATCCCCTGAATAATCACCTGCATCGGATCGAGCGCTGGAGATCCTCTGCTTCAGAGAACTTCTGCGCCTGAGCCTTCCGGGTCCGGCACGGATACGACTTCACCTCTCTTTGGGCTGCTCTCCCTCTTTGGATTTGGAATGACCGGATGCACCTGCTGACTTTGGAGTCTGCGGTGGCTTCTAAAGCTGGGGCATGGCTCTGGTTGACATGCTGACGGGGATCGTCTGGCTGGACGTTGGGGGTGCACTGACTGATCCTGCGGATGCAGAAGTAAGTCCTGCTCCAGAAGACGGGTGACATCTTTGTGGTCTTTGGAAGGATTTGGTTGTTTCGGACATCGTGACGGCTGGTCCAGTCTTGCGAGATTTGactatagaaaatgatcactatgccccacgaTGGGCGCCAacctgttttggtaaaaatttacctgATTATCGATTTAatttgtgagtgatagtgattaatctatgGCCGATTAATATTTGGTTATGATGAATATAATGAATAAATATGCAACGAAATAAAGAAGGAAATAAAGATGAACGAAAAGAAtgacacggaggatttttggtgacgcggaaaacccggtatgggaacaaccgcgggggaatcggaatcccgccaaatttgcactataatcgagagTAAAtgcccaagtaaggaaatacaagattcttGTTAGCTAGTAAATTATCGCCAAGTGTAGACGAAATTTTTGTGAACTGTAGAGTTGCTTAGGTTGAAAAATCGAATGCCTTGAGTGTTGCTCTCCTCGTCCTTATATAGATGCTGGAATCAGAACTACGGTTTTTGAGCTGCCTCTGCGTCTCTTGCTAAATACCAGGTCAACCCTCTAAAAAATAGGGGTTTGTTGGTTGACTTGGCTGTTGATTTTTGCACGTGTGCTATTTCATGGCCAAAGTGTGTTTGTTTTTCCTTTTAATCCCATGGTCCACACCTTGCCACTTCATCAATCCTATTCTCTTCTTATCCGCCAATCACCATGTGCCACGCGGCCAACCTTTTGCCATCTTTTTCACCAGTAAAATGTTGCCACGTCATAGGTGTACAAAAGGTGTTTTTTATCCATAACAACATTTATCATATAAATTATAAGAATTCCAATTCTAATGGGTTGGATTGTTAATAGTTATATAAGCAAGAACCAACACTTATCTAATATTATAAGAATTCCATGTCTCCTTTATGATAATTGTTTAGAGTACTATTGTAGTACTAGCTGCCTAATTGCTCTACTCTTGCGCTACTCGTTTGTTCTTACTATCTCGTCAAATTTGACATATTTTGCAGATGTCGTATTATCGTACGACTCCTTATTAACGAAATGGTCTTGTCGATAAAAAAAATCCTCCCTCATATGCACCATTCGAATTTCCTAGAAGTTGCTCATCTTAAGACCACCTACTACCAATCTCGCTTAGCTAcgattttttttatttcaaatgaGCGTACTATGTCGCGGCTGAGAATTAAACCCCTAAATTTCATGGTTGAGGTAAGAGAGCTGCGAATTTCTTTAAATAAAAGCtcccaaaacataaataaatatgtcACAAATATGGACTATATATTGTAATAACAATGAATAACCCGTGCGTTGCCCGAGTCATATCTTAATCCTATTTATTAAAGGAACAATCACAGAGCCTATGTGGCGCTCTGTGGTTAAAATTCAACATGCAAAAATCAactttttcttccttattttaagGACCACGTTCTATGTGGTAATTAATTAGCTATGTATGCAACAAATATTCAAATATTCACTGCACAagtatttctataatgccatataCATTGACTTACACAAGTTAAGGATAACAAATATTGTAGATACCTCTTTTCTACACCtttcgccaaccacccagtgatgattgggccgcatgtttgtacgcgaaacgatttatgacaattcgtaagtttatcatcaactgatagctcaaacacttgtgtctacccctttgtcgtcatctacgcgcctatacggtcgttttgacagtaattagagttgatttggagttcgggtcaaaaaccgcttcattttcgaggaaaccgtttaaaatgccgagtcggaatgctctagaatattccggatatttattccataaattaaatttatatcttttggtaaaatattttccgtatatcatattttaaggaataaggaagtatagatctaccacaattccataatagaaacgcggaaatctttcctccacaggaggaaacctctagggAAATGACGCAGTAGATGCTGCGCTTCTTGTCCAGCTCGTTTTCGCTGTTTACAaaatttttccgtgatttctttccaattttttattccaaaactcttcacattgtttagtataaatagagacctccggtctcacatatttttcacgcgagtgtccgcccttctcttctccctttgccttctagaccgtgctctaagctttcgacgcctacgttcttgatcaatcgaccacgtaagctcagatcattctgatttccagtcacgttgcatgaccggccaatttgaccactacacatcaatcaatcaattaatctaaaatcctccagcgagggcactttctacatacattcgagtcgagcagtcactaacgttaacttagttaatcttgtttcctcaaacatgtaagtctgagggtgtaaatcccatcttttttattgtatttttatttttgtatcaattaatgtaagattcacgtcaaaaatacatttaaaaccgattttaaaAACATTTATTACAAACTGTTTTTATGAAACAGCAGTTACCAGACGtcaagaagaaacgcagcagcagctgtgcatcttcgaagggtcgcagcacctgctgcgcctcttccagaggctgccgctgccgctgctcctgctcttcttcttctttctcgggTTTCTGTGGTTTTGTCCTTTTcatcttattttccttattttatttcaCTCCTTTGTATATAAACCATGTTTTGATATCTCCTTTCAATTTTAACGTTATATTTTCAACTCAAATCCCTTAtaaatcgatatttgcgggttttcgtcactaaatcaaacTCGGTTCttagagactcgatttgtccatatcaagtctctggaattcgttctTTGTATATATTTCCATTGTTTATTTTCAGTTTatcaaatttctttcaaagttcGTTCCTTTTGTGTTTCCGATATCGTAAATAAATTTAATTCGTTTTTAACAcgttttaatttgttttaattcgtgtttatcgctttttgaCGATGTCAGTATGTAATTAATGCTAAATCACTCGAGTttaatatcgataatcaatcgaAAAACATGTCAAAGAACATTAACtacccgcggttctgacttcacagccagagctcaactcaagaacagacgcaggaatagctgcgcctcttctaagggacgcaatagatgttgcgcctgttctgagatgacTTATGTCCCTGAACTTTCCATTCTcgcttcgacatagctttaattaggtattaattaactactaatcgtaatatcacctttAATTTATCCTATTTTTTGTCACTTTAATTTCAAACTattattttcttttcttcaaatttccgtttcgagtgtatttttgacgcaaatcagttaaatcattgtaattcattgtaatcTTAATTATTACTATTTATTTAtcgctatttatttattgtttattgtatggtttatttacttgtttttcacatgtaattaattctaaatcccaattcgacataattgagtgctaattatttgttcaccgacttagtttaattcacatgctaggattaatctgtggattttgcattgcatgcatataatcgacagcatatcaaatatgaataacttccctactcattagtagaggccgctatcgaggcgcgcgggattaggtgttcgattaaagagcttcctaatacgtaccctcacccttactccaaatctctatgaacatccgtgttcatttgcatccacgagagtcattctagacatagaatgctaagggtaactagTTCTTggtattcatgtcactactttgtgtcttgacatggcacgaggtattcgaacggttcaaatttcccataaaaattggtggcgactccacaaatgcaacgcttgtcccaagcgcctcCGCGGGCGCCGCGGCGTGGCCCATGTCagtagtttggcgactccgctggggattatacacttacgtattacccagggtgaaacttgaagaaggttagggaatagtttatatgagacaattgtcgattttcattactcgaccttcttaggtcgttttattcggccttcataggctcaacccaacccatttgaccaatcgtcccgtctggacggtccaaattcttatctgggcctaaggatagatagcgattgacgtaaaccataccgtggtacatactcatgtctgtatcaagagctttcactactcgaggaaatagactaggaaccgaccttactcatgtttggcacggacctctccacagaccggggtttgattgctttgtatggcaacccacctttttaagccaaaacactttaaatgcactcagcatgccgttataatgcatgtatgaaTGGTTGtaccatatacgtgatcaccattttgtaaaccaAAAACCCTGACGAGATttctgtaaaatcaaaatcccttttaaaatgtaaatatttcaaaagtggcctaaaatagcgtaaaatgagtcgaaactctgtccaaatgtccagtcaaaattcatgcctcaaaacccatttaaaAAACTCACCTCTAGTCAGCACTCAACTACCCTACAGttgcctaggacaaacatttcaaaatttgtcattttcaaacctcactgaacacagtggcacactcccacttcacaagtcgagtcttttttgagtaagtgtgctaaaatggtcgaccGTGTTTTGATTCGTTATCGATCTCTTAAATcctcagtttccaagatgcctggaactagtcacgcaagtgttaatggacaaccccaaatagtaatgatctaatcctagttgcactcgtccgtctccaaacaagccaaggcCAAGCTTCTGCTCGCCTCAATGCTTCTGAAGGCCAAATTGTAGCTGTAGAAACTAGACTCCCTCTTGCCGAGAATGATGTCCCTGACATGAGTGcacatgataaccttccaccctttatTAGACAACAAGAAGTCAACCTCCCACTAGGTCCTTCTAAAGCTGAAAAGCAACTCCAATACTTGgaagagcaactaatgtaccttaagggagatgacatctacagggagaataatcgcaagtatgaggcggtaaatgctcaGCTGtctaccaacttcaacatgactgacatcccaaagttcaaggggcatgaaaatcctttgaaccacattcgtgccttcaaagattatatgtctatcaaaggcatcaaacccgagatgttcctaaggatctttccttcatctcttgacactatttttaagcaatggttctattctttggagcacaagaaaattgccacttgggacaatgccgcaattgaattcactaaacaatatgtggattgatacgtgcattttatatagcctttttagtcttattttgcacgtatttctatgcatttttatagcgttatgtattgcaatatgccccgaattggctactttggtttgttttgtctgaattgcagaaatgaacctgaaagtggtgaaaccgtattcttttcgtcctatttagcatgcatattgaggagacgggaatgttaGAGCGAGAATTATAGCTTGACGTGCGTGAAGGGTGGTCAATGAAGCAATTAAAGTCAACTTGAGAGGCTGATAtgaagaaaagcactcgatcgagaagtcttttggttcgatcgagtggtttggaggacatgagaggtcgatcgagtacttttagttactcgatcgaaatgctgatttttggatgtcctcgatcgagaggtattttggctcgatcgagaggattagctgatgaagacctcgatcgagtggttttatatcactcgatcgagaggattttggTATTATGCGGGCTTAGTGACCCGTGATTAGTTTTATTTCGTTAAAccttttattttcctatttaagctttcacTAATTAGGTCATTAGTACGCATTTATCATCTTAGAACTCTCAAATCTTTCCTTCATACTCTTTACTGTAAATTTATTCTCCTTTCCTTTAATCTTTGCTCAGGTATTGGATTGATCTCTACGCCGAAATTCTCTTGATTGTAATCACTTTTCTTCTCTTAAACTTAATCTTTTTATTTGAGTTTGCTTTAATCCTTGTTTCTACTTAATTATTTCTGCCCTAATCAGTTTACGCTTAATTACTGTTGTTTCATTATGTCTCTAATtagtatattcattattattattgtttacgCCATTAGTAATATgtgtagctaatttctcttatgtCGGGATTACGGAGtctatggtaggattgtgacgatgtaccGAATAAACTatatgatttatttgtgagaacctGTA is a genomic window containing:
- the LOC141630136 gene encoding uncharacterized protein LOC141630136, translated to MPIFWSALAWRLNKEKVAIPRCDIATTIQAFRQGLHQDSDLYKDLTKHPCTTFEEVQTKAIAVMRLEEDSAPIRGIYDSDPVSRKAPVENKSERPKPYSRSVNRVSRNSEERSEADLPPKVSEYGFTTNLAGLFKALKKLGRRVRWPKVPEGNPTSRRDTGKKCEFHGSNTNDTDECHSLRKEVKFHYDQGNMDHLLPRNATRVNSTDQVLSSPPPKCTRTVNVITGGSELCGLTYSAAKRHATRIKRDRPESSCRINRQNLPSVTFDETDAASAPEQHHNALIITLPIENCEVRKTLVDTGSSVNLIMLETLKGMGFTEKDLAKKAVPLVGFSGETKHSLGEIVIPTYAGGVNKQALDPRDERNSLNDHQCLKFPTPWGVQEIRGDQEEAKDCYKDLPIRG